The following proteins are encoded in a genomic region of Glycine max cultivar Williams 82 chromosome 18, Glycine_max_v4.0, whole genome shotgun sequence:
- the LOC100781289 gene encoding squamosa promoter-binding-like protein 12 — MEWNAKSLGQWDWEHLFFNTKAAENPRLQPTDCSSEADPEINVGLLYPSGGSACSGSELIHASSSRSSKSASNNSSSNGDSRESILTLEGSQDDSTGKKELCNGEPVETSPAAVPSPVSGEPLLTLKLGKRLYFEDVCTGSDSKKPSSFEVPILSGKKYKTSSQTVQHPSCQVEGCGLDLSSAKDYHRKHRVCEAHSKSPKVVIAGLERRFCQQCSRFHALSEFDDKKRSCRQRLSDHNARRRKTQPDSIQLNPSALSSSPYDGRQIMSPFAFSRTATNLAWQDMHSSKHPQTKEFLPKPAKAFNKIPSIVSMLSDDSSGLLTSRGIATKSIVPGMEVPNGTQDVNRALSLLSTNSSWCPYETKSLSLEHSTRTTHSITQHRLPLPSSEYWHTDQQNSSMCISFSDCDSSNRFQDFQLLSSPYESGFPCNQLD, encoded by the exons ATGGAGTGGAATGCAAAATCTCTCGGGCAATGGGACTGGGAGCACTTATTCTTCAATACAAAAGCAGCTGAGAATCCAAGGTTACAACCAACTGATTGTAGCAGTGAAGCAGATCCAGAAATCAATGTTGGACTGTTGTATCCATCAGGTGGTAGTGCTTGTTCTGGCTCTGAACTAATACATGCTTCTTCATCAAGGAGCTCAAAATCAGCTTCCAACAATTCATCATCAAATGGGGATAGCAGGGAATCTATATTGACTCTGGAAGGTTCTCAGGATGATTCCACTGGGAAGAAAGAATTGTGCAATGGAGAGCCGGTTGAAACTTCTCCAGCAGCAGTGCCCTCTCCTGTCTCTGGTGAACCATTGCTCACTCTAAAGCTTGGTAAACGATTGTACTTTGAGGATGTCTGCACCGGAAGTGATTCCAAGAAACCATCTTCCTTTGAGGTTCCCATTTTATCAGGGAAGAAATATAAAACAAGTAGTCAGACTGTACAGCATCCAAGCTGCCAGGTGGAAGGCTGTGGCCTTGACCTCTCATCTGCTAAAGATTACCATCGCAAACACAGAGTTTGTGAAGCTCATTCCAAATCCCCTAAGGTGGTTATAGCTGGTTTGGAACGTCGATTTTGCCAGCAATGTAGCAG GTTCCATGCTCTGTCAGAGTTTGATGACAAAAAAAGAAGCTGTAGGCAACGACTTTCAGATCACAATGCAAGGCGCCGCAAAACTCAGCCTgactcaatccaattaaatccATCAGCTTTGTCTTCATCTCCCTATG ATGGGAGGCAAATAATGAGCCCATTTGCATTTTCAAGGACTGCTACAAATTTAGCTTGGCAAGATATGCACAGCAGCAAGCACCCCCAAACAAAAGAATTCCTCCCGAAGCCTGCCAAAGCCTTCAATAAGATACCGAGTATAGTCTCTATGCTTTCTGATGATTCCAGTGGCCTTCTAACATCTAGAGGCATAGCAACGAAGAGTATTGTTCCAG GTATGGAAGTTCCAAATGGTACACAAGATGTTAACCGTGCTCTCTCTCTTCTGTCAACGAATTCATCATGGTGTCCATATGAGACCAAGTCCCTTTCTCTGGAACACTCCACTCGGACAACACACTCAATCACTCAGCATCGTTTACCACTTCCTTCCTCGGAGTATTGGCACACTGATCAACAAAATTCAAGCATGTGTATCTCATTCTCGGATTGCGATAGCAGCAATCGCTTTCAAGACTTTCAGCTCTTGAGCTCACCCTATGAATCAGGTTTTCCGTGCAACCAACTGGATTAA
- the LOC100798624 gene encoding ranBP2-type zinc finger protein At1g67325, whose protein sequence is MSRVDNRNSSATKRARTDGSRREDDWTCPSCGNVNFSFRTTCNMRNCTQPRPADHNSKSAAKPLQAPQGYSSSAPYLGSNTPSSIYLGVPPYGSSLFNGSSVPPYDVPFSGGSAYHYNYGSRLSAGSPYRPLHLSGPTPYTGGPVMGNGGIYGMPQLLDRYGLGVPIGPGTMGARPGFFHDDKSQKKDATRDNDWTCPKCGNVNFSFRTICNMRKCNTPKPGSQASKSDKNSKQKMPEGSWKCEKCNNINYPFRTKCNRQNCGADKPAESEKSPSPAADQNDQ, encoded by the exons ATGTCTCGG GTTGATAACAGAAATTCCTCAGCCACCAAGCGTGCTAGGACTGATG GTAGTCGTAGGGAAGATGATTGGACATGCCCCAGCTGTGGTAATGTTAATTTCTCTTTCAGGACAACTTGTAACATGCGTAATTGCACTCAACCAAGGCCGGCTGATCATAATTCT AAATCTGCTGCCAAGCCTCTACAAGCTCCACAGGGTTATTCATCCTCAGCTCCTTACTTAGGTTCTAATACCCCCTCTTCAATATATCTTGGTGTGCCACCATATGGGTCTTCTCTGTTCAATGGATCATCTGTTCCTCCCTATGATGTTCCATTTTCTGGAGGATCAGCATATCACTACAACTATGGTAGTCGCCTTTCTGCTGGGAGTCCTTATAGACCGTTGCATTTATCTGGACCAACACCCTACACTGGTGGACCAGTGATGGGAAATG GTGGGATATATGGAATGCCCCAACTGTTGGATCGATATGGCCTGGGCGTGCCTATTGGACCTGGGACAATG GGTGCTAGGCCAGGATTTTTCCATGATGACAAGTCACAGAAAAAAG ATGCAACACGTGACAATGACTGGACATGTCCAAAATGTGGCAATGTCAATTTTTCATTCAGAACTATCTGCAACATGAGAAAGTGCAACACACCCAAACCTGGATCCCAG GCCTCAAAGTCGGACAAAAATTCTA AGCAAAAGATGCCTGAGGGAAGCTGGAAGTGCGAAAAGTGTAACAACATAAACTATCCTTTCAGAACCAAGTGCAACAGACAGAATTGTGGTGCTGACAAGCCAGCCGAGTCTGAAAAATCTCCTTCACCAGCTGCAGATCAAAATGATCAG TGA